A single Candidatus Binatus sp. DNA region contains:
- a CDS encoding regulatory protein GemA, whose translation MAGDPTRRIDLAKIHIAAKQLHLDEDVYRSIVRRVSAKFRGTPVESSGKLNARERAALISELTSFGFKVAPPRKRNPNWIETRDLHLRKLLALWGELARTGEMKDSSKAALRRFVNRATGKDAIQWLSPEECNKVIEMLKAWRKRLDGAEAEAVVSDDAL comes from the coding sequence ATGGCAGGCGACCCGACAAGACGAATCGATCTGGCCAAGATTCACATCGCGGCCAAGCAGCTGCATCTCGATGAAGATGTGTATCGATCGATCGTGCGTCGAGTGAGCGCAAAGTTTCGCGGCACTCCGGTCGAATCTTCGGGCAAGCTCAACGCGCGCGAGCGCGCTGCGCTCATCAGCGAGTTAACGTCATTCGGTTTCAAAGTCGCACCGCCGCGGAAAAGAAATCCCAACTGGATTGAGACTCGCGATCTCCATCTTCGGAAGCTGTTGGCGCTGTGGGGCGAGCTGGCGCGCACCGGCGAAATGAAGGATTCGAGCAAAGCGGCGCTGCGCAGGTTCGTGAACCGCGCGACGGGCAAAGATGCGATTCAGTGGCTCTCGCCCGAAGAGTGCAACAAGGTCATCGAGATGCTGAAGGCGTGGCGAAAACGATTGGATGGTGCGGAAGCGGAGGCTGTGGTTTCGGACGATGCCCTATGA
- a CDS encoding phage tail tape measure protein, which produces MATELKLAVLFTGVDRISGVMDTIGRKFDSVAERATNLGERIAGIGERMALQSAIISEGASKLQEWGAAIIEPAAGMEQAMARVGARFDFNAGQLENLRGVADKFAASHPEATPEAFVAAFAPMQAMYHNIGSATDATTRAFELAKVSGADIETTTGILSLAYKVMGVDAGKAGDMVAKTLSLYSVDKPELLMQTLSRVGGVFKATNTSLAEGFSITGLIGETLKGRGAMQFGASLTEFVNKSLAGGSRIDFSQGIMGGLQQMATMIDGLPEIDKLRKLGEIGVSNPGAWLQVIENLGEVSSKTKLITGASGDLHKMYGKSIDNLVDKMAIFKHQAAAMLEEIGGPALPAITSAFRFFGDVLEGVGNFFKKHSTTAKILTLSIAGLGTFLGVANTLLMAGSAGAVLFGNGLKLAGFALDFEGHAIRFLYLKDTIMKVVGAASSLASKAVSLGASLVETLMPALYSAATAIYSFGAALSFVQILSGIGIILVLAAAAYELYENWASVTKLFSGVWSQLERGFSSAFGWVSSLGEVFGSIGATISGGLSAAIDWIGSVGARFYDAGANLMKMLGDGIASAIMWPVHKIEELAGRIGRLIIGHSPPPEGPLSKLGRGPSIVDTFADSMQPAPAMRAIHRMAAVAAIAMPMALSAAPSYAALPARGAPVADSGIYVTVNQTVNIDGEGKSAADLRAELEKHADYLVDIIQRKLARKNRREY; this is translated from the coding sequence ATGGCAACTGAGCTCAAATTAGCGGTTCTATTCACCGGCGTCGATCGAATCAGCGGCGTGATGGATACGATCGGCCGCAAGTTCGATTCGGTTGCCGAGCGCGCGACCAACCTGGGCGAGCGCATCGCGGGCATCGGCGAGCGGATGGCGCTCCAGTCCGCAATCATTTCCGAGGGCGCGAGCAAGTTGCAGGAGTGGGGCGCGGCGATCATCGAGCCGGCCGCCGGAATGGAACAAGCGATGGCGCGGGTAGGCGCGCGCTTCGATTTCAACGCCGGGCAGCTGGAGAACCTGAGAGGCGTCGCCGATAAATTCGCCGCCAGCCATCCTGAGGCGACGCCGGAAGCGTTCGTCGCCGCCTTCGCCCCGATGCAGGCGATGTATCACAACATCGGGAGCGCGACCGACGCGACGACGCGCGCCTTTGAGCTCGCGAAGGTCAGCGGCGCGGATATCGAAACCACAACAGGGATTCTGTCGTTGGCCTATAAGGTCATGGGCGTTGATGCGGGCAAGGCCGGCGACATGGTCGCAAAAACGCTCTCGCTGTACAGCGTCGATAAGCCCGAGCTGCTGATGCAAACGCTATCGCGCGTGGGAGGTGTCTTTAAGGCGACCAACACTTCGCTTGCCGAGGGCTTCTCGATCACCGGCCTGATCGGCGAAACGCTGAAAGGGCGCGGCGCGATGCAGTTCGGAGCGTCATTGACCGAGTTCGTTAACAAGTCGCTCGCCGGCGGCAGCCGCATCGATTTCAGTCAAGGCATCATGGGCGGACTCCAGCAGATGGCCACCATGATCGACGGCCTCCCCGAGATCGACAAGCTGCGCAAGCTCGGTGAGATCGGAGTCAGCAATCCGGGCGCGTGGCTTCAGGTGATCGAAAATCTCGGCGAGGTGTCGAGCAAGACGAAACTGATCACAGGCGCATCGGGCGATCTTCACAAGATGTATGGCAAGTCGATCGACAACCTGGTCGATAAGATGGCCATCTTCAAACATCAGGCGGCCGCGATGTTGGAGGAGATCGGCGGACCGGCCTTGCCTGCGATTACTAGCGCATTCAGGTTCTTCGGCGACGTCCTGGAGGGAGTCGGAAACTTCTTCAAGAAACACAGTACGACGGCGAAGATTCTGACGCTGTCGATCGCGGGGCTCGGTACGTTTCTCGGAGTCGCGAACACGCTGCTGATGGCGGGTTCGGCCGGCGCGGTCCTATTCGGCAACGGGTTGAAGCTGGCTGGTTTCGCGCTCGACTTCGAAGGCCATGCGATCCGTTTTCTCTATCTCAAGGATACGATAATGAAGGTCGTCGGCGCGGCTTCCAGCTTGGCAAGCAAGGCTGTGAGTCTCGGTGCATCGCTAGTCGAAACTCTGATGCCAGCGCTCTACTCGGCCGCGACGGCAATCTATAGCTTCGGCGCGGCGCTCAGTTTCGTGCAGATACTAAGCGGCATTGGCATCATCCTGGTGCTTGCGGCGGCCGCCTACGAACTCTACGAGAATTGGGCATCGGTCACGAAGCTATTTTCCGGCGTTTGGAGCCAGCTTGAAAGGGGCTTTTCAAGCGCCTTCGGATGGGTCAGTTCGCTCGGTGAAGTATTCGGCTCGATCGGCGCGACGATAAGCGGCGGCCTGTCTGCCGCGATCGATTGGATCGGTTCGGTGGGCGCCCGGTTCTATGACGCCGGCGCGAACCTGATGAAAATGCTCGGCGATGGAATCGCGAGCGCGATCATGTGGCCGGTTCACAAGATTGAAGAACTCGCCGGCAGAATCGGGCGTCTGATTATCGGACACTCGCCGCCGCCTGAAGGGCCGCTCAGCAAATTGGGACGCGGACCAAGCATCGTCGATACCTTCGCCGACTCAATGCAACCGGCGCCGGCGATGCGCGCGATCCATCGCATGGCCGCAGTTGCTGCGATCGCTATGCCGATGGCACTGAGTGCCGCGCCATCGTACGCAGCATTGCCGGCTCGAGGCGCGCCCGTCGCCGATTCGGGCATTTACGTGACGGTCAATCAGACAGTCAACATCGACGGCGAGGGCAAGTCGGCCGCCGATCTCCGCGCGGAATTGGAAAAGCACGCCGACTACCTGGTCGATATCATCCAGCGCAAGCTGGCGCGTAAGAATCGGCGCGAGTACTGA